Proteins encoded together in one Rossellomorea sp. y25 window:
- a CDS encoding sensor histidine kinase: MLKTSIRNKLIVLLMITTIVPFGSSIIITYFYTKDSIEEQVVEESSNLLYQGKVNLESYINELNGLTLSLYNNPDFINFMRSPSQENNYLTIGIVKNVVQTILYTGDTINGVRISFADGDRVISATKRSTVVFSNKVRDSQWESFRNAERSPYNMYIEPTHSQEEKNINRSKDIVTIHRAFRNVPGDEVLAYISLEVSPDKIIDLSRNLYNAKSEEFYLLSSEGEMIYSSDRDVSDDGNNQKWIKRIMESKDVSGTLEWKEDSFNGVMMYDQLPASAGGWLLVKRVPYVNLYESAFSVAKINILFGVLGLSLVVLATLFVSFKITSPIRILLQHIQQVEKGNMKVQSESFGSDEIGILGYRFQQMIERINHLINREYKLELENKTNQLKVLQSQINPHFLYNALQSIGTIALKNKVPQIYSLITHLSKIMRYGMNMEEDVVPLSKEINYTNAYLLLQKERFGENLDYSVEVEEEVMETPVPKMLLQPLIENYFKHGFDIRDGVGRIWLSCFQDEKELVMIVRDNGVGVTESRLREIGDHFKAEAWNKTGDETNIGLKNVYVRLKLYYDHLATLQLENHVEGGFMVTMRLPIRMEGEANEGNHH; the protein is encoded by the coding sequence ATGTTAAAGACCAGCATTCGGAATAAGTTGATTGTGTTGTTGATGATTACGACGATTGTGCCGTTTGGCAGTTCTATTATTATTACATATTTTTATACGAAGGACTCCATAGAGGAGCAGGTGGTGGAGGAGAGCAGCAATCTTCTTTATCAGGGAAAGGTGAATCTGGAGAGCTATATTAATGAGCTCAACGGGTTAACTCTATCACTCTATAATAATCCTGATTTTATTAACTTCATGAGATCACCAAGTCAAGAGAATAATTACTTGACGATTGGCATTGTAAAGAATGTTGTGCAAACGATTCTCTACACGGGTGATACAATTAACGGGGTACGTATTTCCTTCGCCGATGGTGACCGCGTCATTTCGGCAACAAAGCGCTCTACAGTTGTTTTTTCTAATAAGGTAAGGGATTCGCAATGGGAATCCTTCAGAAATGCAGAGCGCAGCCCTTATAACATGTATATTGAACCAACCCATAGTCAGGAAGAAAAGAATATCAACCGGTCGAAGGATATTGTCACGATTCACCGGGCATTCCGAAACGTTCCCGGTGATGAGGTGCTTGCTTATATCTCATTGGAGGTTTCACCTGACAAGATCATCGATTTGAGTAGAAACCTCTATAACGCTAAGTCAGAAGAATTCTATCTTCTTTCTTCGGAAGGGGAAATGATTTATAGCTCGGACCGGGATGTATCGGATGATGGCAACAACCAGAAGTGGATTAAGAGAATAATGGAATCAAAAGATGTATCAGGGACACTCGAGTGGAAGGAGGACTCCTTCAACGGGGTGATGATGTACGACCAGCTCCCTGCTTCGGCCGGCGGTTGGTTGTTAGTGAAACGGGTTCCTTACGTGAATCTTTATGAAAGCGCATTTAGTGTCGCGAAGATTAATATTCTGTTTGGAGTTCTTGGGCTATCACTTGTGGTGCTCGCGACCCTATTTGTTTCTTTCAAAATTACGTCACCCATACGGATTCTGCTTCAACATATCCAACAGGTTGAAAAAGGGAATATGAAGGTACAGTCCGAATCGTTCGGTTCCGATGAAATCGGGATCCTCGGCTACCGGTTTCAGCAGATGATCGAGCGGATCAATCATCTGATCAACCGTGAGTACAAACTGGAGCTCGAAAACAAGACGAATCAATTAAAGGTCCTCCAGTCTCAAATCAATCCGCATTTTCTCTATAATGCCCTGCAATCCATTGGAACGATTGCTTTGAAGAACAAGGTTCCGCAAATCTACTCCCTGATCACCCACCTTTCCAAAATAATGAGGTACGGGATGAATATGGAGGAGGATGTGGTTCCATTAAGCAAGGAAATCAATTACACGAACGCCTATCTTCTTTTACAAAAAGAACGTTTCGGTGAGAATCTGGATTACAGTGTAGAGGTAGAAGAAGAGGTAATGGAGACCCCGGTACCGAAGATGCTCCTGCAGCCTCTCATTGAAAACTACTTCAAACACGGATTCGATATCCGGGACGGGGTAGGGCGAATATGGTTATCTTGCTTTCAGGATGAGAAAGAATTGGTGATGATTGTCCGTGATAATGGTGTTGGCGTAACGGAAAGCAGACTTCGGGAAATAGGGGATCATTTTAAAGCAGAAGCATGGAATAAAACGGGGGATGAGACCAATATCGGACTGAAGAATGTATATGTTCGATTAAAGCTCTACTATGATCACCTGGCCACTTTACAGCTTGAAAATCATGTTGAGGGAGGCTTTATGGTCACTATGAGGCTGCCAATAAGAATGGAAGGTGAAGCAAATGAAGGCAATCATCATTGA
- a CDS encoding response regulator yields the protein MKAIIIDDEKHVREGLLLLAEWDKHGIHTILEAEDGDQAIEMIREHRPEIIFTDMRMPKRDGINLLKWLHASDLKSKTIVVSGYDDFEYMRNAIFYKSFDYILKPIEPDVLNETLDKAVKEWNEQARSRKSQVEENRVMNEAKPLYWDRLFSSLCAKENITTEMVEKVDQEFGITITKLAKTVALIPIKPIVMKSFQGDRDLAFFTLINICNELLRKQNDGVCFRNGNKEEELVILFWNDKNVTYLLEEIYSLIYQYSKLFTIIAIGQKSKKINEAYESALQVYLKHSLLDQKKIVTHKDVKRQPLLHLLDHSNELKWAIRSGSREQVQSQLDGIFAQLKTGHALSLEQLQVWENQFELLRNNWLKEYEIQHPEPLYRGLDYWNEDGSFSFRKFKEEKAKEFRELIQTLSKVKYQREKNNMQHIEEYLQQHYQEDINLQDIADRFYLSREYISRKFKQDHGSTITDYITNIRMEKARKLLENPYLKIYEVAYGVGYGNEKYFSKVFKKHVGMTPNEYRHLQSNT from the coding sequence ATGAAGGCAATCATCATTGACGACGAAAAGCATGTGCGTGAGGGGTTACTTTTATTAGCGGAATGGGACAAGCATGGGATCCACACCATTCTGGAGGCGGAAGATGGAGACCAAGCCATCGAAATGATCAGAGAGCACCGGCCGGAAATCATTTTCACTGATATGAGGATGCCGAAGCGGGATGGCATTAACCTTTTAAAATGGCTTCATGCCTCTGACCTTAAAAGCAAAACCATCGTTGTAAGCGGGTATGATGATTTCGAGTATATGAGAAACGCGATCTTCTACAAAAGCTTTGATTATATTCTGAAGCCGATTGAACCGGATGTGTTAAATGAAACACTGGATAAAGCGGTAAAAGAGTGGAATGAGCAGGCTCGATCAAGAAAATCCCAGGTCGAGGAAAATCGAGTGATGAATGAGGCAAAGCCCCTCTATTGGGATCGGTTGTTTTCAAGTCTCTGTGCGAAGGAGAACATTACCACAGAGATGGTAGAAAAGGTTGATCAGGAGTTTGGGATTACCATTACAAAGCTTGCAAAGACCGTTGCCCTCATCCCCATAAAACCGATTGTGATGAAGTCCTTTCAAGGAGACCGCGACCTTGCCTTCTTTACACTTATCAACATTTGCAATGAATTGCTGCGAAAGCAAAATGATGGAGTTTGCTTCCGGAATGGGAACAAAGAAGAAGAGCTTGTGATTCTCTTCTGGAATGATAAAAATGTGACGTATCTGTTAGAGGAAATCTACTCATTGATCTATCAATATAGTAAACTCTTTACGATCATTGCAATTGGACAGAAGTCTAAGAAAATAAACGAAGCGTATGAATCTGCTTTACAGGTTTATCTTAAGCATTCTCTGCTTGATCAAAAGAAAATCGTCACCCATAAAGATGTGAAAAGACAGCCCCTGCTGCATTTGTTGGATCACTCAAATGAATTGAAATGGGCAATCCGTTCAGGGAGCCGGGAGCAGGTTCAGTCCCAGTTGGACGGGATATTTGCACAGTTGAAAACAGGGCATGCACTCTCACTTGAGCAGCTCCAGGTTTGGGAAAATCAATTTGAGTTATTACGGAATAATTGGTTGAAAGAGTATGAGATTCAGCATCCAGAACCACTCTATCGGGGCCTTGATTATTGGAATGAAGACGGCTCGTTTTCGTTCAGGAAATTTAAAGAGGAAAAGGCGAAAGAGTTCAGAGAATTAATTCAAACCCTTTCAAAGGTAAAGTACCAACGGGAAAAGAACAATATGCAGCACATTGAAGAATACCTTCAGCAGCATTATCAAGAGGATATCAATCTTCAGGACATTGCCGATCGCTTTTACCTAAGCAGGGAATACATTTCACGTAAGTTCAAACAGGATCATGGATCTACCATCACGGATTACATCACGAATATTCGGATGGAAAAGGCAAGGAAACTGCTTGAAAATCCATATTTGAAGATATATGAAGTCGCCTATGGTGTAGGGTATGGGAATGAAAAATATTTCAGCAAAGTATTTAAAAAGCACGTCGGTATGACACCAAATGAATATCGGCACTTACAATCAAACACATAA
- a CDS encoding ThuA domain-containing protein, producing the protein MLNVTVWNENRHEQKNPKVREVYPEGIHGAIASFLGEASFNVKTATLDESEHGLTEDVLDSTDVLLWWGHIAHDEVTDEVVERVKQRVLDGMGLIVLHSGHFSKIFKTLMGTSCDLKWREADEKERIWIVDPSHPITAGLREYIELEKEEMYGEHFDIPTPDQLVMVSWFEGGEVFRSGCTYQRGNGKVFYFRPGHETYPTYYNEDVQKVIVNAVKWASPVDHARPVYGNAQPLEEIKGSN; encoded by the coding sequence ATGTTAAACGTTACTGTATGGAATGAAAATCGTCATGAGCAGAAGAATCCGAAAGTGAGAGAGGTGTACCCTGAAGGAATTCATGGTGCCATTGCCTCCTTCCTGGGAGAAGCATCATTCAATGTGAAAACGGCTACATTAGACGAAAGTGAGCATGGATTGACGGAAGATGTGCTGGATAGTACAGACGTATTGCTGTGGTGGGGACATATCGCCCATGATGAAGTCACTGATGAAGTAGTTGAAAGAGTGAAACAGCGTGTCCTTGATGGAATGGGATTGATCGTCCTTCATTCAGGTCATTTCTCTAAAATCTTCAAAACATTGATGGGTACTTCCTGTGACCTGAAATGGCGTGAAGCTGATGAGAAAGAACGCATCTGGATAGTCGATCCAAGTCATCCGATTACAGCAGGCTTAAGGGAATACATCGAGCTTGAGAAGGAAGAAATGTATGGAGAGCATTTTGACATTCCGACTCCTGATCAGCTTGTGATGGTGAGCTGGTTCGAAGGTGGGGAAGTGTTTAGAAGCGGGTGTACGTATCAGCGTGGCAACGGAAAAGTATTCTACTTCCGTCCAGGACATGAAACGTATCCAACCTATTACAATGAAGACGTTCAGAAGGTCATCGTCAATGCAGTGAAATGGGCATCCCCTGTAGATCATGCAAGACCGGTATACGGAAACGCACAGCCGTTAGAAGAAATCAAAGGATCTAACTAA
- a CDS encoding Gfo/Idh/MocA family oxidoreductase has product MSKLKIGVIGCGSIAQHRHLPEYANNENVEVVAVCDIVEERAWKIADAVGAKAYTNYKELLANAEVEAVSVCTPNYLHAPISIDALNAGKHVLCEKPMATSSEEAQRMIDAASKNGKKLMIAHNQRFVPSHQKAKQLIESGEVGKIYSFRSAFGHGGPEGWSADGKDSWFFKKNEAFIGAMGDLGVHKTDLLRYILGEEFAEVGAFVETSAKENADVDDTAVCVLKTESGTIGTLAASWSYVSKEDNSTIIYGEKAILRLEDDPVNSLIVQYLSGEVVKYELGGIQTNDEGGQTNSRVIDQFVDSILHDAEPPVPGEEGKKSLEVVLSALESSETKRIVKL; this is encoded by the coding sequence ATGAGTAAATTAAAAATCGGGGTTATCGGGTGTGGAAGCATCGCACAGCATCGTCATTTGCCGGAATATGCAAACAATGAAAACGTTGAAGTGGTAGCGGTGTGTGACATCGTGGAAGAACGGGCATGGAAAATAGCCGATGCAGTCGGAGCGAAAGCGTATACCAATTATAAAGAACTACTGGCGAACGCTGAAGTGGAAGCCGTGAGTGTGTGTACACCGAACTACCTGCATGCACCGATTTCCATCGATGCCCTAAACGCCGGAAAACATGTATTATGTGAAAAGCCGATGGCCACTTCAAGTGAAGAAGCTCAAAGAATGATCGATGCAGCTAGTAAAAACGGTAAAAAATTGATGATCGCTCATAACCAGCGTTTTGTCCCTTCTCACCAAAAAGCGAAGCAGCTGATTGAAAGTGGTGAAGTAGGTAAAATCTACAGTTTCCGTTCTGCATTTGGTCACGGTGGACCTGAAGGGTGGAGTGCTGACGGGAAAGACAGCTGGTTCTTTAAAAAGAATGAAGCATTCATCGGTGCCATGGGTGACCTTGGGGTACACAAAACCGATCTCCTTCGGTACATCTTAGGGGAAGAATTTGCCGAAGTCGGTGCCTTTGTTGAAACAAGTGCAAAGGAAAATGCAGATGTGGATGATACGGCTGTCTGTGTATTGAAAACCGAAAGCGGTACAATCGGTACCCTTGCAGCAAGCTGGTCTTATGTTTCGAAAGAAGACAACTCTACGATCATTTATGGAGAGAAGGCCATCCTGCGTTTAGAGGATGATCCGGTCAACTCCCTTATCGTTCAATACTTAAGCGGAGAAGTAGTGAAGTATGAGCTTGGCGGCATTCAGACAAATGACGAGGGCGGCCAGACGAATTCCCGTGTAATCGATCAATTTGTCGACAGCATCCTTCATGATGCAGAGCCTCCTGTTCCAGGTGAAGAAGGAAAGAAATCGTTAGAAGTGGTTTTATCTGCCCTGGAATCAAGTGAAACAAAACGGATCGTAAAATTGTAA
- a CDS encoding Gfo/Idh/MocA family oxidoreductase — protein MTKLRMGVIGVGGIAQTRHIPTFMKLSDSVSIEAISDINPVTAQTVAETFSIPNVFSDYRDMFGHVDAVTICTPNKFHAEITIAALKAGIHVFCEKPMAMTPEECELMIEAAEQSGKVLAIAYHYRFMKDSRAAKRVILEDEIGEPMVARARAIRRRKVPGWGVFTNKELQGGGSLIDYGCHFLDLSLWLLGNPAPVEVTGTTYNKLSRMPDQVNQWGDFDKEKFEVDDHVTAYIKFDNGASMLFETSWSANVKGDEESMSISGETGGIDLFPFQMNQMKHGMLLNSEADWVPGEDDPSLPQARNFINSCLGLEELVVKPQEAMQVSQIIDAIYKSSETGQSIRLK, from the coding sequence ATGACTAAACTTCGGATGGGAGTGATCGGCGTAGGGGGCATTGCCCAAACGCGCCACATCCCTACTTTTATGAAACTATCAGATTCTGTATCCATTGAAGCGATCAGTGATATCAATCCTGTCACTGCTCAAACCGTGGCAGAAACCTTTAGCATTCCGAACGTGTTCAGTGACTATCGGGACATGTTCGGACATGTGGATGCTGTGACGATCTGTACTCCAAATAAATTTCATGCGGAAATCACGATTGCAGCGCTCAAAGCCGGGATCCATGTGTTTTGTGAGAAACCGATGGCCATGACTCCTGAAGAATGTGAATTGATGATCGAAGCTGCGGAACAGTCAGGGAAGGTTCTGGCTATCGCCTATCATTATCGTTTCATGAAGGATTCACGTGCGGCAAAGCGTGTCATCCTGGAAGATGAAATCGGTGAACCAATGGTGGCCAGGGCAAGGGCGATCCGCCGCCGCAAAGTTCCTGGCTGGGGAGTGTTTACCAACAAGGAACTTCAAGGAGGCGGCAGCCTGATCGACTACGGATGTCACTTCCTGGATCTATCCCTATGGCTCCTTGGGAACCCGGCGCCTGTTGAAGTAACCGGGACGACCTACAACAAGCTTAGTAGAATGCCAGATCAAGTGAATCAGTGGGGAGATTTTGATAAAGAGAAATTTGAAGTCGATGACCATGTGACGGCTTATATCAAGTTCGATAACGGTGCATCCATGCTCTTCGAAACGTCATGGTCTGCAAATGTCAAGGGTGATGAAGAAAGCATGAGCATATCAGGGGAAACGGGGGGGATCGATCTATTCCCGTTCCAAATGAACCAAATGAAACACGGCATGCTTCTGAATAGTGAAGCGGATTGGGTTCCCGGTGAAGATGATCCAAGTCTTCCACAAGCCCGGAACTTTATCAACAGCTGTCTCGGTTTAGAGGAGCTGGTTGTGAAGCCCCAGGAAGCCATGCAAGTGTCTCAAATAATTGATGCCATTTATAAAAGCAGTGAAACCGGACAGAGCATCCGATTGAAATAG
- a CDS encoding sugar phosphate isomerase/epimerase, translating to MKLGVFTVLFSQKNLDEMLDYVKGAGLHAVEIGTGGYPGNAHCDLDALLESEEKRNEYVEKVTSRGLEISAFSCHGNPISPDAAFAEESHVALQKTIKLASLMNVPVVNCFSGTAGDHEGAKHPNWPVSPWPNEYGDILKWQWEEKLIPYWKEMGRLAQDHNVKIGLELHGGFLVHTPYTLLKLREETCDAIGANLDPSHLWWQGIDPVAAIKILGKENAIHHFHAKDTYIDQDNVNMYGLTDMQPYGSIQTRAWSFRSVGCGHSLQEWSDMMSALRTFGYDYVVSIEHEDPIMSIEEGFGRAVKNLKSILIEEQPSDMWWV from the coding sequence ATGAAACTAGGCGTATTTACTGTATTATTTTCACAAAAGAATCTTGATGAAATGCTTGATTATGTAAAAGGAGCCGGGCTACACGCAGTGGAAATCGGCACGGGAGGTTATCCCGGAAATGCTCACTGTGACCTGGACGCTCTTTTAGAAAGCGAAGAGAAGAGAAACGAATACGTAGAGAAAGTAACGTCAAGAGGCTTGGAAATCAGTGCCTTCAGCTGTCACGGAAATCCGATCTCGCCTGATGCAGCGTTTGCGGAAGAATCCCATGTAGCACTTCAGAAAACAATAAAGCTCGCAAGCTTGATGAATGTACCGGTTGTGAACTGTTTTTCTGGAACAGCGGGCGACCATGAAGGAGCAAAGCATCCGAACTGGCCAGTATCCCCTTGGCCGAATGAATATGGGGATATTCTCAAATGGCAATGGGAAGAAAAGTTGATTCCTTACTGGAAAGAGATGGGCAGGCTCGCTCAGGATCATAATGTGAAGATCGGTCTCGAGCTGCATGGAGGTTTCCTTGTACACACTCCATATACGTTATTGAAGCTCCGTGAAGAAACATGTGACGCAATCGGTGCAAACCTTGATCCGAGTCATCTGTGGTGGCAAGGAATCGATCCGGTTGCCGCGATCAAAATCCTGGGTAAAGAAAATGCGATTCACCATTTCCATGCGAAAGATACGTATATCGACCAAGACAACGTCAACATGTACGGTCTGACGGATATGCAGCCTTACGGAAGCATCCAAACAAGAGCGTGGTCCTTCCGTTCAGTGGGCTGTGGACATTCCTTGCAGGAGTGGTCTGATATGATGAGTGCACTGCGCACATTCGGATATGATTATGTGGTAAGCATCGAGCATGAGGATCCGATCATGTCGATTGAAGAAGGCTTCGGGCGTGCCGTGAAGAATCTGAAGTCGATACTGATCGAAGAACAGCCGTCGGATATGTGGTGGGTGTAG
- a CDS encoding phenylalanine--tRNA ligase beta subunit-related protein, which yields MEITIDSSITSKIPDFKVGFIQYHDIEVGTSPQMLKGRLQLFQESIFFDLHDKNVTEIEGIVAWRDIFRKTGKDPNRYRHSAEALFRRVKKQNYLSTINSSIDLNNFFSLQYEVPIGIYDRDQLNGDTIQLKIGETGQSYIGLNGRENSLENLIVACDGDGPFGSPFVDSDRAPVGEETKNSVQIIFLKPSLSIEESEKLTKSLMDMFLGVHGGEGSFEVVGG from the coding sequence GTGGAAATCACGATTGATTCATCCATTACAAGCAAAATCCCCGATTTCAAAGTGGGATTCATTCAATATCATGATATCGAAGTCGGCACTTCTCCTCAAATGCTGAAAGGAAGGCTTCAGCTGTTCCAGGAATCCATCTTCTTTGATCTTCACGATAAAAATGTGACGGAAATTGAAGGAATTGTCGCGTGGCGGGACATCTTCAGGAAAACAGGAAAGGACCCAAATCGCTACCGTCATTCTGCCGAAGCCCTTTTTCGCCGGGTTAAAAAACAGAATTATTTGAGCACCATTAACTCAAGCATCGATCTCAACAACTTCTTCTCCCTTCAATACGAAGTGCCCATCGGCATTTACGACAGGGATCAACTTAACGGAGACACCATTCAATTGAAAATTGGTGAAACCGGACAATCATACATAGGGCTCAACGGCCGGGAAAACTCCCTGGAAAACCTGATCGTCGCATGTGACGGGGACGGACCTTTCGGAAGTCCATTCGTCGACTCAGACCGAGCACCCGTCGGGGAAGAAACCAAAAATTCCGTTCAGATCATCTTTCTGAAGCCTTCCCTTTCTATAGAAGAAAGCGAGAAACTCACGAAATCGTTAATGGATATGTTCCTCGGTGTCCATGGTGGAGAAGGATCATTTGAAGTGGTGGGTGGATAG
- the queG gene encoding tRNA epoxyqueuosine(34) reductase QueG gives MDIDQLKQDIIEYSKEIGIDKIGFTTADTFSEMKNRLLRQEMLGYQSGFEEKDIEKRVDPSLIFDKPKSIIAIALAYPSKMKNAPQSKRGERRGIFCRASWGTDYHHVLRDRLSKLEEYIVSRVPQARFKSMVDTGELVDRAVAERAGIGWSGKNCSIITPEFGSYVYLGEMVTNLPFAPDTPMEDQCGTCNKCVDVCPTGALIEGGQLDAQKCIAFLTQTKGFLADEYRVKLGNRLYGCDTCQTVCPENKGMDFHFHEEMEPDPEIAKPLLKPLLTISNREFKEKYGHVSGSWRGKKPIQRNAIIALAHYKDTTAIKDLVDVMKKDVRPVIRGTSAWALGKIGGEEAQQALLKQQSVETDDDVLNEIKKGLSLITK, from the coding sequence ATGGATATCGATCAATTAAAACAGGATATCATCGAGTATAGCAAGGAAATCGGCATTGATAAGATTGGCTTTACAACGGCGGATACGTTCTCGGAAATGAAAAACAGGCTCCTGCGCCAGGAGATGCTCGGGTATCAATCCGGGTTTGAGGAAAAGGACATAGAAAAGCGGGTTGATCCTTCTTTGATATTTGATAAGCCGAAATCGATCATCGCCATTGCTCTCGCCTACCCTTCCAAAATGAAGAACGCTCCACAAAGTAAACGGGGAGAGAGACGGGGGATCTTTTGCCGGGCATCATGGGGGACGGATTATCACCATGTGCTTAGGGATCGTCTTTCAAAGCTGGAAGAATATATCGTATCAAGGGTTCCCCAGGCACGTTTCAAATCCATGGTGGATACGGGTGAACTCGTTGACCGTGCCGTGGCTGAGCGTGCCGGGATTGGCTGGAGCGGAAAAAACTGTTCGATTATAACACCTGAGTTCGGATCCTATGTGTATCTCGGGGAAATGGTGACAAATCTTCCCTTTGCCCCTGATACACCGATGGAGGACCAATGTGGCACATGCAATAAATGCGTGGATGTCTGCCCAACGGGAGCTCTTATCGAAGGAGGACAGCTGGATGCTCAGAAATGCATTGCCTTTTTGACGCAAACAAAGGGCTTTCTTGCCGATGAATACCGGGTAAAGCTTGGGAACCGCCTTTATGGATGTGACACCTGCCAGACCGTATGTCCTGAAAATAAAGGGATGGACTTTCATTTTCACGAAGAGATGGAGCCGGATCCAGAAATTGCAAAGCCGCTATTAAAGCCGCTTCTAACGATCAGTAACCGTGAGTTTAAAGAAAAGTATGGTCATGTATCCGGTTCATGGAGAGGTAAGAAGCCGATCCAGCGAAACGCGATCATTGCACTCGCTCATTATAAGGATACAACAGCCATTAAAGATCTCGTTGACGTGATGAAAAAGGATGTTAGACCGGTGATCCGAGGTACCTCTGCATGGGCACTTGGCAAAATCGGCGGAGAAGAAGCACAACAGGCGTTACTGAAACAGCAGTCAGTAGAAACAGATGACGATGTATTAAACGAAATCAAAAAGGGCCTTAGCCTGATAACCAAATAG
- a CDS encoding amidase domain-containing protein yields the protein MIRKLLMEKVQHVIDEYTSRSQSDYHNDKVRSKKESCLRRNAEIVKVDAAGKIQSMTPQRNETQTILYDVHYKYLIKQGDLLYLEEEVENRRSAFYKGKIYEDGEIPILYEENVVREESSNFDGKEARVTYQYDRLSAVQYAERWWNSYNPAYKKFENDCTNYISQCLHAGDAPMRGYPTKGKGWWMRNQNWSYSWTVANSMRWYIPNSTVGLRGRQVNDAKELKLGDVICYDFEGDGRFDHTTIVTGKDAAGEPLVNAHTFNSRMRYWKYEDSTAYTPNIKYRFFTIVDDG from the coding sequence ATGATCAGAAAGCTGTTAATGGAAAAGGTTCAACATGTGATTGATGAATATACATCCCGCAGTCAGTCAGATTATCACAATGACAAAGTGAGAAGCAAGAAGGAATCTTGTCTTCGACGGAATGCGGAAATTGTAAAGGTGGATGCAGCAGGGAAAATCCAAAGCATGACACCCCAGCGTAATGAAACACAAACCATTTTATACGATGTTCACTATAAATATCTTATTAAGCAGGGGGATCTTCTTTATTTAGAAGAAGAAGTAGAGAATAGGCGTTCAGCATTTTATAAGGGTAAAATCTATGAAGACGGCGAGATTCCGATTCTCTATGAAGAGAATGTTGTACGTGAAGAGAGTTCAAACTTCGACGGGAAAGAGGCTAGAGTGACGTATCAATATGATCGGCTTAGCGCGGTGCAATATGCTGAGCGATGGTGGAACAGCTATAACCCTGCATATAAGAAGTTTGAGAATGATTGCACGAACTATATTTCACAGTGCCTCCATGCCGGGGACGCTCCCATGCGGGGGTATCCGACGAAAGGGAAAGGCTGGTGGATGAGAAATCAGAACTGGAGCTATAGCTGGACGGTTGCGAATTCCATGAGATGGTATATCCCCAATTCGACGGTCGGGTTAAGGGGAAGACAGGTAAATGACGCTAAAGAGTTGAAGCTTGGAGATGTCATCTGCTATGACTTTGAAGGGGATGGTCGTTTTGACCATACTACGATCGTAACCGGTAAAGATGCTGCAGGAGAGCCTCTCGTGAATGCCCATACGTTCAACAGCAGAATGCGGTATTGGAAGTATGAGGACTCGACTGCTTATACACCCAATATCAAGTATAGATTTTTTACCATAGTAGATGACGGCTAA
- the trmL gene encoding tRNA (uridine(34)/cytosine(34)/5-carboxymethylaminomethyluridine(34)-2'-O)-methyltransferase TrmL, with protein MGVHVVLYQPEIPANTGNIARTCAATDTTLHLIRPLGFSTDDKMLKRAGLDYWQFVNIVYYDSIEEFFEKNDGGEFFYLTKYGKIPHTDFDYSVEEKDYFFIFGRETSGLPDDIIQNNLDRALRIPMNENVRSLNLSNTAAILIYEALRQRKYPGLL; from the coding sequence ATGGGAGTACATGTTGTATTATATCAACCAGAAATCCCTGCTAATACAGGGAATATTGCGAGAACGTGTGCAGCAACGGACACAACTCTGCACTTGATCCGTCCACTCGGGTTCTCAACAGATGATAAAATGTTAAAGCGGGCAGGCCTTGATTATTGGCAGTTTGTAAACATTGTATACTATGATTCAATTGAAGAGTTCTTCGAGAAAAATGACGGTGGAGAATTTTTCTACTTAACAAAATACGGAAAGATCCCTCACACTGATTTTGACTACAGTGTAGAAGAGAAGGATTACTTCTTCATTTTTGGCAGGGAAACTTCAGGACTGCCGGATGACATCATCCAAAATAATTTGGATCGCGCCCTGCGCATACCAATGAACGAAAACGTGCGTTCATTGAACCTTTCCAATACAGCGGCGATTCTGATTTATGAAGCATTAAGACAAAGAAAATATCCGGGTCTGTTATAA